The proteins below come from a single Penaeus monodon isolate SGIC_2016 chromosome 23, NSTDA_Pmon_1, whole genome shotgun sequence genomic window:
- the LOC119588078 gene encoding 26S proteasome non-ATPase regulatory subunit 6-like — translation MPAENLEEQGLEKNPDLNLAQLKFSLTLNDFKNDSKMKEELMQAIQKDNMAPFYEECCRDLGWQLDSGMLERMKKENEEELRKMNEAIEEAETSMGETEIREANLKKAEYLSRIGDKEEAVKAFAKTYDKTVSLGQRLDLVFHNIRLGLFYLDHSLITRNLEKAKSLIEEGGDWDRRNRLKVYEGVYCMAVRDFKKAANLFLDTISTFTSYELMDYTRFVGYTVLVCMIALPRNDLRTKVVKGSEIQEVLHSADDLRSYLLSLYECQYHTFFQKLAWVEGELRHDRLLAPHYRYYVREMRILAYTQLLESYRSLTLQYMATAFGVSTEFIDRELSRYIAANRLHCKIDKVGGIVETNRPDSKNWQYQAVIKQGDILLNRVQKLSRVINI, via the exons ATGCCGGCGGAAAATCTCGAAGAACAGGGTCTGGAGAAGAACCCAGACCTTAATCTCGCCCAGCTCAAGTTCTCTCTCACGCTGAACGACTTCAAGAATGATTCCAAGATGAAGGAAGAGCTTATGCAGGCCATTCAGAAGGATA ACATGGCTCCCTTCTATGAGGAGTGCTGCCGCGACCTGGGCTGGCAGCTAGATAGTGGCATGCTTGAACgcatgaaaaaggaaaacgaggaggagcTGCGGAAGATGAATGAGGCCATTGAGGAGGCAGAAACGTCAATGGGTGAGACAGAGATCCGGGAGGCAAACCTGAAGAAAGCGGAATATCTCTCGCGGATTGGAGACAAG GAGGAGGCTGTGAAAGCATTTGCCAAGACATATGATAAGACAGTGTCCCTGGGCCAGCGCCTTGACCTCGTCTTCCACAACATCCGTCTTGGGCTCTTCTACCTAGACCACTCCCTTATCACACGCAATTTGGAGAAGGCAAAGAG CTtgatagaagaaggaggagactgGGACAGACGCAACAGGTTGAAGGTGTATGAGGGAGTTTACTGCATGGCAGTCCGGGACTTCAAAAAAGCTGCTAACCTGTTCCTTGACACAATTAGCACCTTTACGTCATATGAACTTATGGACTACACTAG GTTTGTAGGTTAcactgtgcttgtgtgtatgattGCCCTGCCCCGCAACGACCTTCGCACAAAGGTGGTCAAAGGGTCAGAGATTCAGGAGGTGCTTCACTCAGCAGATGACCTGAGATCTTACCTTCTTTCACTTTATGAGTGCCAGTACCACACCTTCTTCCAGAAGTTGG CTTGGGTTGAGGGTGAGCTACGGCATGATCGCCTGCTGGCACCCCATTACAGGTACTACGTGAGGGAAATGCGCATCTTGGCCTACACACAGTTGCTTGAATCTTATCGGTCCCTCACACTCCAGTACATGGCCACTGCCTTTGGCGTCTCCACAGAATTTATTGACAG GGAACTGTCAAGATACATTGCTGCTAATCGTCTCCACTGTAAGATCGACAAAGTGGGAGGCATTGTAGAGACCAATCGACCAGACTCTAAGAACTGGCAGTACCAGGCAGTGATCAAGCAAGGAGACATCCTTCTCAATAGAGTACAAAAGTTATCGAGGGTCATTAATATTTAg